One genomic segment of Corynebacterium durum includes these proteins:
- a CDS encoding urease subunit beta, with protein MKPGQYLLATTPIVCNEGREAITLTVVNRGDRPIQVGSHFHFAETNSALDFDRDAALGKRLDIPAGTAVRFEPGDAATVQLIDFGGTREIYGFRGKVNGTING; from the coding sequence ATGAAACCAGGACAATACTTACTCGCAACCACCCCTATTGTGTGCAACGAGGGAAGAGAAGCCATTACCCTCACGGTAGTTAATCGCGGCGATCGCCCAATTCAAGTTGGATCACATTTCCATTTCGCAGAAACCAATTCCGCGCTGGACTTTGACCGGGATGCCGCTTTGGGCAAGCGTCTTGATATTCCCGCAGGCACAGCCGTTCGGTTCGAGCCCGGCGATGCTGCCACGGTACAGCTCATCGACTTTGGGGGCACCCGGGAGATTTATGGCTTCCGAGGCAAAGTCAACGGCACCATCAACGGATAA
- the ureC gene encoding urease subunit alpha, whose protein sequence is MSFELNRKQYTALYGPTIGDSVRLADTELFATVEKDLTVPGEEALFGGGKVIRAGMGQDGERQRHEDVPDVVITNVLIIDYTGIYKADLAIRDAHIYRIGKAGNPKTMDGVTIPIGVSTDVIAGEGKILTAGGIDTHIHFISPDQINTALTSGITTMIGGGTGPSESTKATTLTPGAWNIAAMLRSFEAFPMNFGLLGKGHGTSTAALGEQIEAGAIGLKVHEDWGATPASIDTSLKVADQYDVQVAIHTDTLNEAGFVDSTKAAIDGRVIHTFHTEGAGGGHAPDIMELASEPYVLPASTNPTLPYTRNTIEEHLDMLMVCHHLNADIPEDVAFADSRIRPETIAAEDVLHDLGIFSITSSDSQAMGRVGEVILRTWQLADAMKRQRGALSEDVAIMGDNFRIRRYIAKYTINPAIAQGISDYVGSIEEGKFADLVLWEPQFFGVKPSLIIKGGQVVSTVMGDPNASIPTPQPALYRPSFGAYGTAVGPNSITFMSRAAVDAGVPENLGLNKEIRVCHGIRTLRKSDLKLNGETPDISVDPQTYDVRVDGELISSNPNDSLPMAQRYFLF, encoded by the coding sequence ATGAGTTTTGAACTGAATAGGAAGCAATACACCGCCCTGTATGGGCCTACCATCGGAGATTCGGTGAGGCTGGCGGACACGGAGCTGTTCGCGACCGTCGAAAAGGACCTCACTGTGCCCGGCGAGGAAGCACTGTTCGGCGGCGGAAAAGTCATCCGAGCCGGCATGGGCCAGGACGGCGAACGGCAAAGGCACGAGGACGTGCCAGACGTGGTGATCACCAATGTGCTGATCATTGATTACACCGGAATTTACAAGGCTGACCTGGCCATTCGTGACGCGCACATTTACCGCATCGGCAAGGCCGGCAATCCGAAAACCATGGACGGCGTGACCATCCCCATCGGCGTGTCCACCGACGTCATTGCCGGTGAGGGCAAAATCCTCACCGCCGGTGGGATTGACACGCACATTCACTTCATCAGCCCAGACCAGATCAACACCGCCCTGACCTCTGGGATCACCACCATGATCGGCGGCGGCACCGGCCCTTCGGAATCCACGAAAGCCACCACCCTCACCCCCGGCGCGTGGAATATCGCCGCCATGCTGCGTTCCTTTGAGGCGTTTCCCATGAACTTTGGCCTGCTGGGCAAGGGGCACGGAACCTCCACCGCCGCCCTGGGCGAGCAGATTGAGGCCGGAGCGATCGGCCTGAAGGTGCACGAGGACTGGGGTGCCACGCCCGCCTCGATTGATACCTCGCTGAAGGTCGCCGACCAGTATGACGTGCAGGTAGCAATCCACACCGATACCCTGAACGAGGCCGGTTTTGTGGACAGCACCAAGGCAGCTATCGACGGCCGCGTCATCCACACTTTCCACACCGAAGGCGCAGGTGGTGGCCACGCACCGGACATCATGGAGCTTGCCAGCGAACCGTACGTGCTGCCCGCATCCACCAACCCCACGCTCCCCTACACGCGCAATACCATCGAAGAGCATCTGGACATGCTCATGGTGTGCCATCACCTGAACGCCGACATTCCTGAGGACGTGGCTTTCGCGGATTCCCGCATCCGTCCAGAAACCATCGCCGCAGAGGACGTACTGCATGACCTGGGCATCTTCTCGATTACCTCCTCGGATTCACAGGCGATGGGCCGGGTGGGTGAAGTGATTCTCCGCACCTGGCAGCTGGCCGACGCAATGAAGCGGCAACGCGGTGCCCTCTCCGAAGATGTCGCCATCATGGGCGATAACTTCCGTATCCGCCGTTACATCGCCAAGTACACCATCAATCCGGCCATTGCACAGGGCATTTCCGACTATGTTGGCAGCATTGAGGAAGGCAAGTTTGCGGACCTGGTGCTGTGGGAACCCCAGTTCTTCGGGGTCAAACCAAGCCTGATCATTAAGGGCGGCCAAGTGGTGTCCACCGTGATGGGCGACCCGAACGCCTCGATTCCCACCCCGCAGCCTGCGCTGTACCGCCCCTCTTTCGGAGCATATGGCACTGCCGTTGGTCCCAATTCCATCACCTTCATGTCCCGCGCCGCCGTGGATGCTGGAGTGCCGGAAAACCTGGGCCTCAACAAGGAGATACGGGTATGCCACGGAATCCGTACTCTGCGCAAATCAGACCTGAAGCTCAACGGCGAAACCCCTGACATTTCCGTTGACCCGCAAACCTACGACGTCCGCGTTGATGGGGAGCTGATCAGCAGTAACCCCAACGATTCCCTGCCCATGGCGCAACGCTACTTCCTCTTCTAA
- the ureE gene encoding urease accessory protein UreE, translating to MIVTEILGNTHEVTGRSLIGERHVEKIVLPSADLVKRIQRVTTDHGTELGLRLPADSPDLRDGDILAVEEGNAIVVSVLPTDVLVITPTSIMQMGFVAHSLGNRHLQAQFFDADSDYHAEVMVVQYDHTVEEFLTHHAVPYSREERVMPVPFRHAEHTH from the coding sequence ATGATTGTCACTGAAATTCTCGGAAACACCCACGAGGTGACGGGCCGCAGCTTGATCGGCGAGAGGCACGTTGAAAAAATCGTTCTTCCCAGCGCCGATCTGGTCAAACGCATTCAGCGTGTGACCACCGACCACGGCACCGAGCTTGGTCTGCGTCTGCCCGCAGACTCCCCTGACCTGCGTGATGGCGACATTCTGGCGGTTGAGGAGGGAAACGCCATTGTGGTGTCGGTCCTGCCCACGGACGTGCTGGTCATCACGCCAACGTCCATTATGCAGATGGGTTTTGTGGCGCACAGCCTGGGAAACCGCCATCTGCAAGCGCAGTTTTTCGATGCTGACAGTGACTACCACGCAGAGGTCATGGTGGTGCAGTACGACCACACCGTGGAGGAGTTTCTGACCCACCATGCGGTCCCCTATTCCCGCGAAGAACGCGTCATGCCCGTCCCCTTCCGCCACGCAGAGCACACCCACTAA
- a CDS encoding urease accessory protein UreF — protein MTPSLLAAMQLTDSALPTGAFSHSLGFESYIEAGIIHDEASFAAWLHMFCTQQLTFTDALAIRLVYAATDFAEVTRIDAALTAQALPHEIRQAGVTMGQRLLTIAAESYDSPWLAAYQRAVADHLVYAHPASVWAVVAKHMGVEADDAVAHHVYATVISLTQNAVRGVPLGQQAGQRVIRQAQDWVQHAVEASKQLDESDLGAIAPGLEIAQMRHEQQRARLFMS, from the coding sequence ATGACACCTTCACTGCTTGCTGCCATGCAGCTCACCGATTCCGCCCTTCCTACCGGCGCATTTAGCCATTCGTTGGGGTTTGAAAGCTACATCGAGGCCGGCATCATCCACGACGAAGCCAGCTTCGCAGCCTGGTTGCACATGTTCTGCACCCAGCAACTCACCTTCACCGACGCCTTGGCCATCCGCCTGGTCTACGCCGCTACTGACTTCGCCGAGGTTACCCGTATCGACGCCGCGCTCACCGCCCAGGCGCTCCCCCACGAGATACGACAGGCAGGCGTGACCATGGGACAACGCCTTCTGACCATCGCCGCTGAATCCTACGACAGTCCTTGGCTTGCGGCATACCAGCGTGCGGTAGCGGACCACCTGGTGTATGCGCATCCGGCCAGCGTATGGGCGGTCGTCGCAAAGCACATGGGTGTAGAGGCGGATGATGCGGTGGCACACCACGTGTACGCGACGGTGATTTCGCTGACGCAAAACGCCGTGCGCGGGGTGCCGCTGGGGCAGCAAGCCGGGCAGCGTGTGATCCGGCAGGCCCAGGACTGGGTGCAGCACGCGGTGGAGGCATCAAAGCAACTAGATGAATCCGACCTCGGTGCCATCGCCCCTGGTCTGGAGATTGCGCAGATGCGTCACGAGCAGCAGCGCGCACGGCTTTTTATGAGTTAA
- the ureG gene encoding urease accessory protein UreG, whose protein sequence is MSEQHTDPVIVGIGGPVGSGKTQLIERITRAMSSEISMAAITNDIYTIEDAKILARNSVLPTDRIIGIETGGCPHTAIREDTSMNDAAITELKERFPDLQLIFVESGGDNLSATFSPELVDFSIYVIDVAQGEKIPRKAGMGMIKSDLFIINKTDLAPHVHADLAVMTEDSKAFRKDKPFALTNLMTDEGLDKVLEWIRRDVLLMDLA, encoded by the coding sequence ATGAGCGAACAGCATACGGATCCAGTCATCGTTGGCATCGGCGGGCCAGTTGGCTCCGGGAAAACCCAGCTCATTGAGCGCATTACCCGGGCAATGAGCAGCGAGATTTCTATGGCTGCCATCACCAACGACATTTACACCATTGAGGACGCAAAAATCCTTGCCCGTAATTCCGTGCTGCCCACCGACCGGATCATCGGCATTGAAACAGGCGGCTGCCCGCACACCGCCATCCGCGAAGACACCTCCATGAACGATGCCGCCATCACGGAACTCAAAGAACGCTTCCCTGACCTACAGCTCATTTTCGTGGAATCCGGCGGCGATAATCTCTCCGCCACCTTCAGCCCGGAACTGGTGGATTTTTCCATCTACGTCATTGACGTCGCACAGGGCGAGAAAATTCCCCGCAAGGCAGGCATGGGCATGATCAAATCGGATTTGTTCATTATCAACAAAACCGACCTGGCGCCGCACGTGCACGCGGATCTTGCCGTGATGACCGAGGACTCCAAGGCGTTCCGCAAAGACAAACCGTTCGCCCTGACCAACCTGATGACCGACGAGGGCCTGGATAAGGTGTTGGAGTGGATTCGCCGAGATGTCCTGCTCATGGACCTGGCATGA
- a CDS encoding urease accessory protein UreD: MTAEQPTGELSLRIERRRDANGGDGSSVATSQFHRGALRVLRPYYADDSGQATYTVINPGGAYFGGDTYQLTLDVADNAALRVTTQSATKVYKTPQGPAHQTMHITLGESARLDYVPDQLIVYENGSYRQDTTVDMQPSSSLTMSEIITPGWSPSGETFTYTELRMRTEIRVCSELFAIDQLRILPAEESVTGIGFMEGFTHIGQLIFVSRMVAQPAVADALAELVRTSDTHSGLTHAGRPLPLIDDAPVCLVIRSLAHSTEAIARLHEQATDIVKDA; encoded by the coding sequence ATGACTGCTGAACAACCGACGGGCGAACTGTCGCTGAGGATTGAGCGCCGCCGTGATGCGAATGGTGGCGACGGTTCCAGCGTGGCCACCTCGCAGTTTCACCGGGGCGCGCTGCGGGTACTTCGTCCCTACTACGCCGATGACTCTGGGCAGGCCACCTACACCGTCATTAACCCTGGTGGGGCCTATTTCGGTGGTGACACCTACCAGCTGACCCTTGACGTCGCTGATAATGCCGCGTTGCGCGTAACCACACAATCCGCGACCAAGGTGTACAAAACCCCACAGGGGCCAGCGCACCAGACGATGCACATCACCCTAGGCGAGAGCGCCCGGCTGGACTATGTTCCTGACCAGCTCATTGTCTATGAAAATGGGTCGTACCGTCAGGACACCACGGTGGACATGCAGCCGAGTTCCAGCCTGACCATGTCGGAGATCATCACTCCCGGCTGGTCACCATCAGGGGAGACGTTCACCTACACGGAACTGCGGATGCGCACGGAAATCAGGGTGTGTTCGGAACTATTCGCGATTGACCAATTGCGCATCCTCCCGGCGGAGGAAAGTGTCACCGGCATCGGCTTTATGGAGGGTTTCACCCACATTGGCCAGCTGATTTTCGTGTCCCGCATGGTAGCTCAACCCGCTGTGGCCGATGCGCTGGCCGAGCTAGTGCGCACGTCAGACACACATTCCGGGCTCACCCACGCAGGCCGTCCGCTGCCACTCATTGACGACGCCCCGGTGTGCCTGGTCATCCGTTCGCTCGCCCATTCCACCGAGGCCATCGCCCGCCTCCACGAACAAGCAACTGACATAGTTAAGGACGCATGA